The Streptomyces cathayae DNA segment TCAGCAGTTTCACCCTGAGCGGTACGCAGGGCGGCCAGCTGCTGGCCACGCTGGTCTTCATCCCGGTGGCCGCGATGCCCGAGGAGCAGTTGCTCTCCTGGGGCTGGCGGGTGCCGTTCTGGATGAGCGTCGCGGTCGCCGTGGTCGGGTACGTCATCCGCCGCAAGCTGGACGAGACCCCGGCCTTCGAGCAGCAGACCGCCACCGAGGGTGTCGTGAAGATGCCCCTGGCCGTGCTGCTGCGCGAGCACTGGGCGGACGTCCTGCGGGTGGTCGCGGGTGCGCTGATCGCCTCGGTCAGCACGATCTTCACGGTGTGGGCGCTGGCGTACGCGACCAGTGACGCGGTCGGCATGTCCCGCACGTCGATGCTGTGGGTGGCCGCGCTGGCGAACGTCGCCGCGCTCGCCGCGATCCCCCTGTGGGCCGTGCTCTCCGACCGGATCGGCCGCCGCCCGGTCTTCCTGGTCGGCGCCGTCGGCAGCGCGGTGATGATGTTCCTGTACCTGTGGGTCGTCTCCACCGGCAACTTCGCCCTGACGATGCTGCTGGGCATCCTCACCTTCGGTGTCGTCTACAGCGCCGCGAACGGGGTGTGGCCGTCCTTCTACGGCGAGATGTTCCCGACCCGGGTGCGGCTCTCGGGTATGGCGATCGGCACCCAGATCGGCTTCGCCGTGGCCGGCTTCGCGGTCACCTTCGCCGCGCAGATCGCGGGCCCGGACGGCGACGACTGGACGGCGGTGGCCCTCTTCACGGCCGCCCTGTGCGTCCCGCCGGTGATCGCGGCGCTCTCCGCCCGGGAGACCCACCGCATCCCGACCGAACTCCTCGGCGAACGCACGGCCGACGGCACACCCCGGCCGGAGAAAGTGACGGCCTGACCTCGCTCGTCCCGACCCCCGGAGCCGCCACCCGGCCCCGGGGGTCTCGCGTCGTCGAGGCCCCGCCCGCCCCCGCCTATCGGTTGGACCACCCGCGCCGGCACAGCACCAGCCGGTAGCCGTCGGGGTCCTCGAGGGTGACGCCCCACTCGTTCCAGTACGGATTGGGGGACGGCACCGCCGTACCGCCGTGCTGTTCGAGCCGGCCGACCAGGTCGTCCGGGACCGGGCCGTCGAGGTAGACCACCAGCAGGTCCTCCTCGGTGGGCCGGGGCTCGACGGGCCGCCCGGGTTCGTGCACGAGCTCGAGGTGCCAGTCGGCATCCGGCCACCCCAGCATCAGCAGGTCGTGCCCGCCGGGCGGGGCGCCGCCCTCGGTCCGCCACACCACGCTCAGTCCGAGCCCGCCGCACCAGAACCGCTCGGCCGCGGCGAGGTCCCGGGACGGGCGGGCGATACGGATGTGACTGCGGCCGTCGACGGACATGACGTCCTCTCCCCTGGGGTGCGCTCCTCGGCGCCGGAACCGGCGCCGATCCGTTCCGCAGCGTAGACACCCCACGATCACCGGACCATCGGCCGTCCGGCGGGGGCCCCGGGTCCTACACCCCCGCCACCGGGGTCCTACGCCCCGCCGCCGAGGGCCCTACGACTCGCCGCGCCGGGGGATCCCGTACGCCCGTTCCACCCGCAGGCGCAGGACGAGGCGGTGGTCGCGGACCATGGCGGCGCGGTAGTCGTCCCAGTCGGGGTGTTCGCCGTTGACGTCGCGGTAGAGCCGGATCAGTTCCTGCACCGTCTCGTCGTGCGGGTCGGCGGCGACGGGGGACAGTTCGGCGGTGCCCTCGGCGACCGTGTACGCCCACCGGTCGGGGGTGGTCACGTGGTAGGACGCCCGGGGGTCCCGCCGCAGGTTGCGGGTCTTGGCCCGGCCGTCCGTGAGCGAGACACGGATCAACCGCTCGTCGGGGTAGTAGGCGTGGTTGACGTTCGACAGCTGGGGACGGCCGTCCCGTTTCAGCGTGACGAGCACGCCACCGTTGTGGTCACCGATCAGTGCGAGCAGTGCGGGCAGTGTGTCCTGTGTCATAACCCGTGCAACGCCCGCACCGGCCCCGGCGTTCCCGTCGTTCTCGCCGTCTGCCCGGATCCGCCGCTGTGTTCACCCGGTCCGACGAGGTCTGACCTGCTCCGGACGGGGTATCCCGGACTCAGCTCGGGAGCGTGATCGAAGGAGTGGGCGATGGGACTGCTGCGGCAAGAGGCCGACCCGGCGGAGTGCGGACTGGACGCGCAGGCGCTGGACCGGCTGGACCGGCACTTCGCGCACGAGGTCGACGCGGGGCGGCTGCCCGGCTTCCTCGTCGCCGTCGCACGGGGCGGGCGGGTCGCGCACCTGACGGCGTACGGGCGGCGGGACGTCGCGGCCGGGCTGCCGGTGGAGAGCGACACGCTGTGGCGGATCTACTCCATGACCAAGCCGGTGACCGCCGTCGCCGCGCTGCTCCTCGTGGAGGAGGGCCGGCTGTCGCTGGACGATCCGGTCGGCCGTCACCTGCCGGCGTTCGCCGCGCCGCGGGTGTACGAGAGCGGCTCCGGTGCCGGGATGCGCACGCGTCCCGCGGCCGGCCCCCTGCTCGTACGGCATCTGATGACCCACACCGCCGGGCTGACGTTCGCCTTCTACCACGCCCATCCGGTGGACGCGCTGTACCGCGAGGCCGGGCTGGACTCGTCGGTGGCGCCGGGTGCGGACCTCGCCCGGACGGTCGACGTGTACGCCGGTCTGCCGCTGCAGTTCGATCCGGGGACGCAGTGGAACTACTCGGTCGCCTCCAACGTGCTGGGGCGGATCGTCGAGGTGGTGTCCGGGCAGCCGCTCGACGTCTTCTTCGCCGAGCGGATCTTCGGCCCGCTGGGAATGGCGGACGCCGGTTTCCAGGTCGGTGACGAACAGGCGGGGCGGCTCGCGGAGTTGTACGGCGAGACGGACACCGGCGGCATCGAGCCCGTCGAGGGGCTGCCGCTGCGGGGCCGTCCCCGGTTCCTGTCCGGCAGCGGAGGGCTGGCGGCCTCCGCCCACGACATGCACCGCTTCATGGAACTGCTGCGCCGGCGGGGCGAACTGGACGGTGTCCGGCTGCTCGCCCCGGACACGGTGGACCTGATGACCCGCAACCACCTTCCCGACGGCGCCGATCTGCGCGCCTTCGGCAGCCGACCGGCCCACGACGAGCCCGGCAACGAGGGTGTCGGCTTCGGCCTCGGGGTCTCCGTCGTCGTCGACCCGTCCCGTACGCGGGCCCCGTCCGGCCTCGGCACGTACGGCTGGACCGGGGTCGCCACCACCGCGTTCTGGGTCGACCCGGGCCGCGACCTGACCGTGCAGTTCTACACGCAGGTGCGGCCCCGGTCCTCCCACTCGGTCTTCCCGGACCTCAGGCGGCTGGTGCACGAGGCCGTGACCGGCTGAACGCCGGCCGTCCGGACGCCGGTCCGCCGCCGGGGTCGCCGGGGCCGGCGGGCCGTCAGGACCAGTGCGCCACCGCGTCCAGGTGGGGCAGGTCGTGGTCGAGGCGTTCCCGCTTGGTCCGCAGGTAGGTGATGTTGCTCTCGCACGGCGGTATCAACAGCGGCACCTGCTCGGCGACCTGGACACCGTGCCGTACCAACGCCTTGTGCTTGCGGGGGTTGTTGGACATCAGCCGCACCGACCGTACGCCCAGGTCCTGGAGCATGCCGGCGGCGACACCGTAGTCGCGGGCGTCCACCGGCAGGCCGAGGGCGAGGTTCGCCTCGACGGTGTCCAGGCCCTCCGCCTGCAGGGCCATCGCGCGCAGCTTCGCCAGCAGGCCGATGCCGCGGCCCTCGTGCCCTCTCAAGTAGAGGACGACACCGGCCCCTTCGGCGGCCACCGCACGCAGTGCGGCGGCGAGCTGGTCGCCGCACTCGCAGTGCTGGGAGCCGAACGCGTCGCCGGTCAGGCACTCCGAGTGCAGCCGGGTGAGGACCCGGTCCGTGCCGATGTCGCCGTGGACCAGGGCGACTTGCTCGTCACCGCGGTCGTGGTCGAGGTAGCCGACCGCCTGGAACTTTCCGTACACGGTGGGCAACGGCGCATTCACGACACGTTCCACACCGGTCTGCTGGGGTGACTTCTTGGCGAGTACGCCTATGTTTTCTGTCATGATTCTCGAGTTCCTAAGCAGAGACGAAAGGCCGTGAGGGCATGAGTGGTTCACAAAAGCGGTCGGCGGCATACGGCCCGGTCCACGGTCTGTTGCCGGCGGATACTACAGAAGATGTACGGAATCGGGGGGCCGGCGTCTCACGGCAGATCGCGGTCCTTCCCGTCGGGAGTTTCGAGCAGCACGGCCCGTTCCTGCCGCTGGTGACCGACACCCTGATGGCGTGTGCCATCGCCGGGGAGATCGCCGACGCGTACCCGGTGCATCTCCTCCCTCCGGTGACGATCTCGTGCTCGCACGAGCACGCGGCCTGGCCGGGAACCGTCTCCATCTCCTCCGTGACCCTCCACGCGGTGGTGCGGGACATCGCCGACTCGCTGCGCCGGTCCGGTGTGGACACCCTGGTGCTGGTCAACGGGCACGGCGGGAACTACGTACTCGGCAACGTCGTTCAGGAATCCTCCGCCCGCGGCGAGCACATGGCGCTGTTCCCGGCGCCGGAGGACTGGGAGACCGCGCGCCGGCACGCCGGCGTGGTCACCTCGCTGCTCACCGACATGCACGCGGGGGAAATCGAGACCTCCGTCCTTCTGCACACTCATCCCGAATTGCTCCGTACCGGTTACCAGACCTCCGATCACGTCGCCGACGACCGGCGCCGGTTGCTCACTCTGGGAATGGCCGCCTATACCGATTCCGGTGTCATCGGACGCCCTTCACTGGGCTCCGCGGAAAAGGGCAGAGAGCTTCTGGCGAGCCTCGTGGATTCCTTCGGCGCGTATTTCTCGATGCTCACCTCCGAAAGCACCGCAACGGAGGCGGCGGACGCCACCGCTGCGGCCGGCGCGCTGGGCGACGGCGCCGACGGCGCGTAGGCCGTGTGCTTCCGGGCGCCGGGGACGGCGGCGGTGGTGGCCGTCCGGCGCCCGGCGCGCAGTCCCGCGTACCAGCGGGCGAGGAGCACGATCACCCCGGGCAGGCTCGCCACGAGGCTGAGCACCCCGTAGACCACGGCGACGGCCAGTCCCCGGCCCGCGCCCAGTCCCGCGGCGCCGAACGCCCAGGCGGCGACGCCCTCCCGGGGCCCCCAGCCGCCGACGTTCAGCGGCAGCGCCATGGCGAGCAGCGCCAGTACGCCCAGCGGCAGCAGCTCGGTGACCGCCGCGCCGACTCCGGCGACGCGGGCGGCGAGGACGAACATCGCCAGGTATCCGGCGAGCACGACGAGGGAGGCGAGCAGCACGCCCGGTCCGTTGCGCCGGGACAGCAGCCCCTCGCGGGCCTCGGCGAGCAACCGCCGCGGCGCCCGGTCCCGGCGCGCGGACGCCGGCCGGTTCATCCGCAGGGCGAGGACGACGGCGCAGGCGCCGAGTGCGGCCAGGCCCACCAGCGGGACGGCCTGGCGCATGTCGTCCCGGACCGGGGACGGCATGGTCAGCAGCATCACGGCCCCGGCGGCGAACAGCGCGAGCTGTCCCGCGGCCCGCTCCAGCACCACGGACCGCACCCCGCGGCCCAGGTCACCGGTGCTCTGCCCGTGGCGCACCGCGCGGTGGACGTCGCCGAGGACGCCACCGGGCAGGGCCGCGTTCAGGAACAGGGCGCGGTAGTAGTCGGCGACGGCCGGGCCGAGCGGCAGCCGGATCCTCAGGCCCCGGGCCACCAGGGCCCAGCGCCAGGCGCTGAACACCGTGGTCACCAGCCCGATCCCGAGCGCCGCCAGCACGGCGGGCCCGTCGATCCGGCGCAGCCCGTCGAGGAGGACACCGGTGCCCAGGCGCCACAGCAGGACGGTGAGGATGAGGACACCGGCGGCGCTGCCGAGGCGGGTGCGCACGGCGGGGGTGCCCAGTCGGGCGAGGAGAGCGCGCGGGGCGCTGCCGGGGCACGGTACCGGGGTGTCCAGGACCGGTGTCTCCACCGTCCGGGCACTCACGCCGCGGCGCCCGACGGCCGGCACAGGGCGAGCAGGTCGTGGTGGTGGACGACGACCCGCAGTTCGCCCGCCGCGCAGGCCTCCAGGCGCTCGGTCAGGTAACGGCCCGCGGGCTCCGCCAGTTCGGGGCGTTCCTCGACCGCCGCGCCGACCCAGCCCCGCAGCCACTGCGCGGTCAGTTCGGCCTGCTCGGGGCCGAGCCGCCAGGGGCTCGGGTCGAGCCGTACGGTCGCGCCGTGTGCGGCGAAGGCCTCCGCGGCGACGGTGGCCGCGTCCGGGCCGAGCAGTCCGTCCCGGCGCTGGTGGGCGTTGAACGCCTCGGCGATCTCCTGGTCCAGCGGGTGCGGCGCGGTCAGTTCGACGCGTCCGGCCACCGAGAGCGTGAGCAGCGCCGGGCAGCCGGCTCCGGCGCAGGCGGCGGCGAGGGCGTCGACGTCCTCGCGGGTGAGGACGTCGAGCAGTGCGGACGCGGTCACCAGGGAGGCGCCGGCCAGGGCCTCCGGGGTGAGCCGGGCGACGTCGCCGCGCCGGGTCTCCACGCTGACGCGGCTGCCGTCGGCGGCGGACCGCGGGGAGGCGACGGCGGCGAAGTGCAGGAGGTAGGGGTCCCGGTCGTGCAGGATCCAGTGCTGGGCGCCGTCCAGCCGGGGCGCGAGCCAGCGGCCCATGGAGCCGGTGCCGCAGCCGATGTCGTGGACGACGAAACCGCCGGCCCGCTGCGGCAGGTTGGCGAGCCGGATGCGCAGCGGGTCGAGCAGGTCGTGGGCGCGTGCGGAGGCGTCGGCGGGCTCACGCAGTTGGAGCCACTCGGGCGCGTACCGGGGAGGTTCCTCGGTGGCGGCGGTGGCGGCCTCCCGCAGCCGGAGGGTGTCCCGTTCCCCGGGACGGAGCGCGGGGCCGGCCCCGGGGATGACGGACTGCCGGGCGGCGGGGCCGCCCGGTCCGGCCGGTGCCGCTTGGACCGCCTGGGCCGGCTGCGCCGTCTGCGTGGTTGACGGGCTGGTCATGCGGCCCTCCGGGAGTCGGTCGGAAGCCGGCGCAGTACCGCCGCCAGGCTCTGTGCGGTGCTCGCCCAGCCGCCGAGGGCGGCACGCCGGCCGCGGGCGGCCGCCTTCAGCCGGCGGCGGACGTCCGCCTCGCCGAACCAGCCGCGGAGTTCGACGGCGATGGCGGCGGGGTTCTCCGGCGGTACGAGGATGCCGGGCACCCCGCCGTCGGGGGCGCGGCCGACCGCCTCGGGCAGGCCGCCGACATCGGTGGCCAGCACCGGGATGCCGCGCGCCAGCGCCTCGGTGACGGCCATGCCGTACGTCTCGGCGTACGAGGTGAGGACCATCAGGTCGGCGGTGGCGTAACTGGCGTCGAGTTCGGCGCCGGATTTCGCTCCCGCCAGCTCCAGCCGGTCCTGGAGGCCGTACCGGCCGATCAGGGACCGCAGATGGGCGACGTACTCGGGGTCGTGGCCGAGCCCGCCGACCAGCGCGCAGCTCCACGGCAGGTCGGACACCGCCGCCAGCGCCTCGACCAGCCGGTGCTGGCCCTTGCGCGGGGTGAGGGCGGCGACGCACAGCAGCCGGGAGACGCCGTCGGTGCCGGAGGCCAGGGGTGCGATGTCGGCGCCGGGAGCGGCGACGTGGACGCGGTCGGGTGCGAGCCCGTGGTGGGAGACGAGGCGGCGTACCGCCCAGTCGCTGGTGGCGATGACGGCCGGCACCGCGCGCAGCACCGTACGCTCGCGGGCGTCCAGGTCGGCGGCGACCGCCGGGTCGAGCCCGGTCTCGTCGCCGAGCGGGAGGTGCACGAGGACGGCCATCCGCAGCCGTTCCGCCTCCGGGACGATGATCTCGGGGACCCCGCAGGCGACCAGTCCGTCCAGCAGGACGACGGTGTCGTCGGGCAGTTCGCGCAGCGTGCGGGCGAGCGCGGTGCGGGCGGCGGCGTCCGGGCGGGGCCAGTCACCGGCGACGGCGTGCCGCTGCACCTGCCAGCCGAAGCCGGGCAGGTCCAGGCAGACGCGCCGGTCGTAGGCGTTGCCGCCGCTCGGTGCGGCCGGGTCGTCGACGCCGCCCGGCATCAGGAAGTGCACGGAGCGCAGGGACATGGGGATGATCCCTCCGTTCCCCGGGAAGGAGGCCTGCTGGGGGACGTAGTCCAGGCGGGCCCGCCGGGTGGCCGGGTCGGTCACGGTGACAGTGGCGGTGTCGGTCACGGTGGCGGTGTCTGTCACGGTGGCGGTGGCGTCGTTCACAGCTCACGCTCGTAACTCGCCCAGGCGATGTGCGACTCGTGCAGGGTGACCGTGAGCCCCTTGATGCCCTTGGCGTTCTCGCCCAGCGCGCCCTTGTGGATGCGCTCGGCCAGCCGGTCGGCGACGACCTTGGCCAGGAACTCCGTGGAGGTGTTGGTCCCCGCGAAGTCGGGTTCGTTGTCGAGGTTGCGGTAGTTCAGCTCGCCGACGACGGCACCGAGTTCCTGCGTCGCGAGGCCGATGTCGACGACGAGGTTGTCCTCGTCCAACTGTTCGCGCCGGAACGTGGCGTCCACGAGGAACGTGGCCCCGTGCAGGCGCTGGGCCGGTCCGAAGACCTCGCCATGGAAGCTGTGGGCGATCATGATGTGATCGCGGACGGTGATGCTGAACAACGGACGACCCTCCAGGTGCGGCGCGTCTGCTCCCCGGCCGATCGCCGCCGGGGATGTCGTGTAGTACGGCCGTCCGCCGTGCGGCGTTCAGCCTCCGGTCCGTCTTTTCTCAGGTCAGACGGTGGCCCTTCGATCAGGGCGTGACGTGGTCGTAGCGGACGAGGTGGCACAGGGCCGGGATCTCGCCGGAGGCGAGGCGGGGCATGACGCCGGGCAGCTCCTCGAACGCGGACTCGCCGGTGATCAGCGCGTCGAGCGCGGGGTCGGCCAGCAGGTCGAGGGCGAGGGCGAGCCGGTCGGCGTAGCTGCGGCCGGGGCGGGCCGGGGAGACCGTGCCGACCTGGCTGCTGCGGACGGTGAGCCGCCGGGAGTGGAAGGCCTCGCCCAGCGGGAGGCTCACCTTCCGGTCGCCGTACCAGCTCAGTTCGATCACCGTGCCCTCGGCGCCGAGCAGTTCGAGTGCCCGGGTGAGCCCCTGCTCGGTGGCGCTGGCGTGCACCACCAGGTCGCAGTCGCCCAGGGCGTCCTCGGGCCGTGCGAAGCCGACGCCGAGGGCCTCGGCGGTCTCGGCGCGCGCGGGGTCGGCGTCGACGAGCTGGACGCGCACGCCGGGGAAACGGGCCAGCAGCGCGGCCACCGAGCTGCCGACCATGCCGCCGCCGACGACGGCGATCCGGTCGCCGATCAGCGGCGCCGCGTCCCACAGGGCGTTGACGGCGGTCTCCACGGTGCCGGCCAGCACGGCCCGGCCGGCGGGCACCTGGTCGGGCACGGGGGTCACGGCGCTCGCCGGGACGACGTAGCGGGTCTGGTGCGGGTAGAGGCAGAAGACCGTGCGCCCGACGAGTGCCGCCGGCCCCTCCTCCACCACGCCCACGTTGAGGTAGCCGTACTTCACCGGCCCCGGGAAGTCGCCCTCCTGGAACGGCGCGCGCATCGCCGTGTGCTGGCTCTCGGGCACCCCGCCGCGGAAGACGAGGGTCTCCGTGCCGCGGCTCACCCCGGAGTACAGCGAGCGCACCAGTACCTCGTCCTCGCCGGGAGTGGGCAGGGCGGTCTCGCGGATCTCACCTCGGCCGGGCGAGGCGAGCCAGAAGGCACGCGCGGTGTGGTTCATCGAATTCCTCCTGAACGAACGGCAAGTTGCACCCGTACCGAGTGGTGCACAGGCCGCGCACAAGGTAGCGGCGTTGATCGACTCTGTCACACGGCCGGAGGGTGTTCGGTGGCCCTGAACAACAGTTACGACGCGAGGCTCCTGCAGCAGGAGACCGCCGTGGGGGCGGGCCTGCAGGTCCTGCTGCTGGCGCTTCTCGGTACGGCGATCGGCATGGGCCCGGCGGGCTGGCTGACCGGCCTCGCGTTCGCGATCGCCACCTGGGCGGTGCTCTCCCGGGCCCTGCACCGGTCCCGGCCGCGCTCGTTCGGCCCGGCCAACCGGGTGACGCTCGGCCGGGCGATCCTGGTGGGCGGGGTGACCGCGCTGGTCGCCGACTCCTTCCAGGACACTCCGCCCGTCTCCCTCTTCGTCGGCCTGACCGCCGTGGCCCTCGTCCTCGACGGGGTGGACGGCAAGGTGGCCCGCAGGACCGGCACGTCGACCGCGCTGGGCGCCCGTTTCGACATGGAGGTCGACGCGTTCCTCATCCTGGTGCTGAGCGTGTACGTGTCGATGGCGATGGGCCCCTGGGTGCTGCTGATCGGCGTCATGCGGTATGTCTTCGTCGCCGCGGCCCGGGTGTGGCCGTGGCTGAACGCCGCCCTCCCGCCGAGCACGGCCCGCAAGACGGTGGCCGCGCTGCAGGGTGTCCTCCTGCTGGTGGCGGCCGCGGACCTGCTGCCGCACCTGGTCAACGTCGGGGTGGTGGCGCTGGCCCTGGGCCTGCTGCTGTGGTCGTTCGGCCGCGACGTCCTGTGGCTGTGGCGTACCTCGCGGCTGCGGCCCGCCGCCCGCGCCGAACAGCCGGTACGCGAACTCGTCGCGGGGTGACGCCTCCTCGACCCGTAAGCATGAGGTGGCGCCGACACGCCCCGAAGTGTTTGACACCACCCGAGCCCGCCCCCGAACCTATCGACATGACATTCGTTTTCAAGACGGTGGAGTGCCGATGAGGATCGCGTTCGTCGGCAAGGGCGGCAGCGGCAAAACAACGCTGTCCGCCCTCTTCTCCCGTCACCTGGCGAGCACCGGCGCCCCGGTCCTCGCCGTCGACGGCGACATCAACCAGCACCTGGCCGAGGCCCTCGCCCCCGCCGAGAGCACCCCGGTGACGCCCCCTCCCCTGGGCCCGCGCCTGCACGACATCAAGACCTACCTGCGCGGCACCAACCCCCGCATCACCTCCACCGAGTCGATGATCAAGACGACCCCGCCCGGCCGTGGTTCACGCCTCCTGCGCCTGCTGGGCGACGACGAACTGCACG contains these protein-coding regions:
- a CDS encoding MFS transporter, with the translated sequence MSVPAPPRDASPPGQPKKAATAAWIGSALEYYDFFIYGSAAALIFPEVFFDDSDPATATLLSLATFGVAYAARPVGALFLGHYGDRVGRKKIMVFTLMLMGVSTFLIGCLPTRDQVGTLAPVLLVLCRILQGISAAGEQASANSMTLEHAPPHRRGFFSSFTLSGTQGGQLLATLVFIPVAAMPEEQLLSWGWRVPFWMSVAVAVVGYVIRRKLDETPAFEQQTATEGVVKMPLAVLLREHWADVLRVVAGALIASVSTIFTVWALAYATSDAVGMSRTSMLWVAALANVAALAAIPLWAVLSDRIGRRPVFLVGAVGSAVMMFLYLWVVSTGNFALTMLLGILTFGVVYSAANGVWPSFYGEMFPTRVRLSGMAIGTQIGFAVAGFAVTFAAQIAGPDGDDWTAVALFTAALCVPPVIAALSARETHRIPTELLGERTADGTPRPEKVTA
- a CDS encoding VOC family protein; this encodes MSVDGRSHIRIARPSRDLAAAERFWCGGLGLSVVWRTEGGAPPGGHDLLMLGWPDADWHLELVHEPGRPVEPRPTEEDLLVVYLDGPVPDDLVGRLEQHGGTAVPSPNPYWNEWGVTLEDPDGYRLVLCRRGWSNR
- a CDS encoding PPOX class F420-dependent oxidoreductase; the encoded protein is MTQDTLPALLALIGDHNGGVLVTLKRDGRPQLSNVNHAYYPDERLIRVSLTDGRAKTRNLRRDPRASYHVTTPDRWAYTVAEGTAELSPVAADPHDETVQELIRLYRDVNGEHPDWDDYRAAMVRDHRLVLRLRVERAYGIPRRGES
- a CDS encoding serine hydrolase domain-containing protein; protein product: MGLLRQEADPAECGLDAQALDRLDRHFAHEVDAGRLPGFLVAVARGGRVAHLTAYGRRDVAAGLPVESDTLWRIYSMTKPVTAVAALLLVEEGRLSLDDPVGRHLPAFAAPRVYESGSGAGMRTRPAAGPLLVRHLMTHTAGLTFAFYHAHPVDALYREAGLDSSVAPGADLARTVDVYAGLPLQFDPGTQWNYSVASNVLGRIVEVVSGQPLDVFFAERIFGPLGMADAGFQVGDEQAGRLAELYGETDTGGIEPVEGLPLRGRPRFLSGSGGLAASAHDMHRFMELLRRRGELDGVRLLAPDTVDLMTRNHLPDGADLRAFGSRPAHDEPGNEGVGFGLGVSVVVDPSRTRAPSGLGTYGWTGVATTAFWVDPGRDLTVQFYTQVRPRSSHSVFPDLRRLVHEAVTG
- the ribA gene encoding GTP cyclohydrolase II yields the protein MTENIGVLAKKSPQQTGVERVVNAPLPTVYGKFQAVGYLDHDRGDEQVALVHGDIGTDRVLTRLHSECLTGDAFGSQHCECGDQLAAALRAVAAEGAGVVLYLRGHEGRGIGLLAKLRAMALQAEGLDTVEANLALGLPVDARDYGVAAGMLQDLGVRSVRLMSNNPRKHKALVRHGVQVAEQVPLLIPPCESNITYLRTKRERLDHDLPHLDAVAHWS
- a CDS encoding creatininase family protein, with product MSGSQKRSAAYGPVHGLLPADTTEDVRNRGAGVSRQIAVLPVGSFEQHGPFLPLVTDTLMACAIAGEIADAYPVHLLPPVTISCSHEHAAWPGTVSISSVTLHAVVRDIADSLRRSGVDTLVLVNGHGGNYVLGNVVQESSARGEHMALFPAPEDWETARRHAGVVTSLLTDMHAGEIETSVLLHTHPELLRTGYQTSDHVADDRRRLLTLGMAAYTDSGVIGRPSLGSAEKGRELLASLVDSFGAYFSMLTSESTATEAADATAAAGALGDGADGA
- a CDS encoding class I SAM-dependent methyltransferase, with protein sequence MTSPSTTQTAQPAQAVQAAPAGPGGPAARQSVIPGAGPALRPGERDTLRLREAATAATEEPPRYAPEWLQLREPADASARAHDLLDPLRIRLANLPQRAGGFVVHDIGCGTGSMGRWLAPRLDGAQHWILHDRDPYLLHFAAVASPRSAADGSRVSVETRRGDVARLTPEALAGASLVTASALLDVLTREDVDALAAACAGAGCPALLTLSVAGRVELTAPHPLDQEIAEAFNAHQRRDGLLGPDAATVAAEAFAAHGATVRLDPSPWRLGPEQAELTAQWLRGWVGAAVEERPELAEPAGRYLTERLEACAAGELRVVVHHHDLLALCRPSGAAA
- a CDS encoding glycosyltransferase family 4 protein, with product MTDTATVTVTDPATRRARLDYVPQQASFPGNGGIIPMSLRSVHFLMPGGVDDPAAPSGGNAYDRRVCLDLPGFGWQVQRHAVAGDWPRPDAAARTALARTLRELPDDTVVLLDGLVACGVPEIIVPEAERLRMAVLVHLPLGDETGLDPAVAADLDARERTVLRAVPAVIATSDWAVRRLVSHHGLAPDRVHVAAPGADIAPLASGTDGVSRLLCVAALTPRKGQHRLVEALAAVSDLPWSCALVGGLGHDPEYVAHLRSLIGRYGLQDRLELAGAKSGAELDASYATADLMVLTSYAETYGMAVTEALARGIPVLATDVGGLPEAVGRAPDGGVPGILVPPENPAAIAVELRGWFGEADVRRRLKAAARGRRAALGGWASTAQSLAAVLRRLPTDSRRAA
- a CDS encoding 6-pyruvoyl trahydropterin synthase family protein, yielding MFSITVRDHIMIAHSFHGEVFGPAQRLHGATFLVDATFRREQLDEDNLVVDIGLATQELGAVVGELNYRNLDNEPDFAGTNTSTEFLAKVVADRLAERIHKGALGENAKGIKGLTVTLHESHIAWASYEREL
- a CDS encoding zinc-dependent alcohol dehydrogenase, with product MNHTARAFWLASPGRGEIRETALPTPGEDEVLVRSLYSGVSRGTETLVFRGGVPESQHTAMRAPFQEGDFPGPVKYGYLNVGVVEEGPAALVGRTVFCLYPHQTRYVVPASAVTPVPDQVPAGRAVLAGTVETAVNALWDAAPLIGDRIAVVGGGMVGSSVAALLARFPGVRVQLVDADPARAETAEALGVGFARPEDALGDCDLVVHASATEQGLTRALELLGAEGTVIELSWYGDRKVSLPLGEAFHSRRLTVRSSQVGTVSPARPGRSYADRLALALDLLADPALDALITGESAFEELPGVMPRLASGEIPALCHLVRYDHVTP
- a CDS encoding CDP-alcohol phosphatidyltransferase family protein translates to MALNNSYDARLLQQETAVGAGLQVLLLALLGTAIGMGPAGWLTGLAFAIATWAVLSRALHRSRPRSFGPANRVTLGRAILVGGVTALVADSFQDTPPVSLFVGLTAVALVLDGVDGKVARRTGTSTALGARFDMEVDAFLILVLSVYVSMAMGPWVLLIGVMRYVFVAAARVWPWLNAALPPSTARKTVAALQGVLLLVAAADLLPHLVNVGVVALALGLLLWSFGRDVLWLWRTSRLRPAARAEQPVRELVAG